In bacterium, the sequence GAGAGGCCCGGCCGCGCCGGATCCAGCGGTACCGCTGTACCCGTTGCGGCCGCTACTTCAGTTCACAGACCTTCTCTCCGTCCTACTGGCTGAGGCGCGGCGATCTCCTCGAGGACGTGTTCCACCTCCTCGTGAGCTGTGCGGGCTTCCGCCAGATCGCCCGGGCCAAGCGCGTCTCGCACTCGACCGTTCGCCGGCTCAGCGATCGGCTCGGCCGACACTGCCTTCTGTTCCACGAGTCCATGAGGCCGAAGACGTGTCCGAACGAGCCTCTCGTTCTGGACGGCTTCCGGACCTTCGAGCACAGCCAGTACTGGCCGATGGACGTGAACCTGGTCGTTGGAAAGAGCCTGTTCGTCTACGGCTTCAACGATGCCGAGCTCAGGCGAAGCGGCACGATGAGGCCGTCTCAGGCCGTGAAACGGCAGATCCTGGAGAAGAAGTATGGGTGTCCGGACCCGCAGGCGACGCGGAAGCGGGTGGAGGAGCTGCTCCGCCGCGTCGTCCCGCCGAGGGGCGTCGTGGAGCTCCATTCAGACGAGCACCAAGCCTATCCGAGGGCGATGGCGCGTCTCACGGATCGGACGTTCGTTCATGGGCAGACGAGTTCCAAAGAAGCACGGACACCGGAGAACCCGCTCTTCCCGGTGAATCTCTCGGACCTCTTGATCCGTCACTGCAGTGCGAACCACAAGCGGGAGACGATCGCGTTCTCGAAGCGGCGGCAGTCGGCGCTTTACCGGATGGCGATCTGGGCGGTGTGGCGGAACTACCTGAAGGATCGGTCGGAGAACCGGCGGAAGGGGACGCCGGCGCAGGCGTTGGGGATCACGAGGCGGGCGCTGGAGGTGAAGGACGTCCTGAGTGAGCGGCTATTCGCGGGGCGGATCCCTTCGATCCGGGGCTGGCTGGCGGAATGCTACTTCGGTCGGATCCGGACGCGGGCGATCGAGCACTGCCGAGAGCATCGGGCGAGGTTCGCGATCTAGCGAAATCGGCTGGCAAACGCTGTCGTACGGAGGATCGAATCCGATAAAGGCGCAGTCCTCAGTCCACGTGTCTTCCCCTGAGCAGGGGGCCGACACGCCCGCCGTCCCGGATCCTTCACGACCGCCCGCCCCTCAGCCGTAGAGCATCGCCTGGACTTCCGCGTGATCGTCGGCCTTCTTCCAGCGGGCCTGCAGCTCCCGCGCGACGCGCAGCGCCTTCGCCTCGTCCCCGTCTTCGAGTGCGGCGCGGATGCGGTCGAGCACCCGCCCCCGAACCTCCTGCGAAACGCGCTTCGTCTCCATGGCTCCGTCTCCCCTCTCACGAAGAGGATCGGACAGAGAGCGGAATCCAAGCGTGAACGCGTTCACGCAAGGCCACTTTTTTCGTGCGAATCCGCCTACGGACGGCTCTCCGGCAGCGAATAGGCCACGTACGTCGAGCCCGAGGGCCGGCCGAGCTTTCCGCCACCCGCCGCGACCACCAGGAACTGCCGACCGCCCACCGAGTAGGTCGCCGGCGTCGCGAATCCCGAAGCGGGCAGCGGCGTCTCCCAGACGACCTCTCCCGTCGCCTTGTCGAAGGCGCGAAGGGTCTCGTCTGCACTCGCGGCGATGAAGAGGAGGCCGCCGGCGGTCACGACCGGGCCGCCGTAGTTCTCGGTCCCGGCGCCGGTGATCCCGCGCTCGGCGAGATGCGGATAGTCGCCCAGCGGCACCTGCCAGCGGATCTCCCCGGCCGCCACGTCGATGGCGGTCAGCGTGCCGAAGGGAGGCGAGTTGATCGGGACGCCTTCTTCGTCGCGCAGATAGGTGTAGCCTCGTGCCACGTACGGCGCGCTGCTCCCCGGGCGGGCGTCGAGGGTCGCCAGCGCTTTCTTCTCGTCGTCGGGATCGGAGACGTAGGCGGTAAGACGCTCGAGGATCGGCAGAGGAATGTGCACGAAACCGGGCATGCGTCCGCCCCCCAGCGCCAGTCGCGTCAGGATCTCGAGGTTCGTCCGCTGCTCGCCGACGTCCCGGATCGCCGGGCCGACGCCGGTTCCCTCGAGATCCGCCCCGTGGCAGACGGCGCAGTTCTCGAGATAGACGCTCCGGGGATTCACGTCCTTCGGCGCCTCCATCATCGTCATCACGCCGCCGACCTCGTTCGCGTTCACGTAGAGGAGCCCCGTCTCGGCGTCCCACGCCGCCCCGCCCCACTCTGCGCCGCCATCGAAGCCCGGGTACATGACCGATCCCTCGAGGCTCGGCGGGATGTAGTTCTCGCCCATTCGCATGCCGGCGAGGCGCGCGATCTGGCCGGCCCGGAACCCCTCGGCCCGGCGATCGTCGTCGATCCGCTCCAGATCCATGGCCTGCCGCGTGAAGGGCGGCGGCGCGGTCGGGAAGGGCTGGGTCTTCGCGACCCACTCGTCCGGGAGGATCGGGGCGTGGACGGGACGCTCTTCGATCGGGAAGACCGGCTCTCCGGTCACGCGGTCGAAGACGAAGAGATGTCCGCTCTTGGTCGTCTGGGTGATCGCGTCGATCCGCTCTCCGTCCCGCTCGATCGTGACGAGATTCGGAGGCGCCGGCAGATCGCGATCCCAGAGGTCGTGATGCACGATCTGGAAATGCCAGCGACGCTCGCCGGTCCGGGCGTCGAGGGCGAGCAGGGAGTTCGCGTAGAGGTTGTCGCCCGGTCGATCTCCGCCCCAGAAATCCGGCGTGGCCGATCCCGTCGGCAGGTAGACGATCCCGCGCTCCCGATCGAGGGTCACGCCGGACCAGGAGTTGGCCCCGCCGCGCTCGCGCCAGGCGCCTTCGGGCCAGCTGTCCGCTCCGAACTCTCCGTCGTGCGGAATCGTATGGAAGCTCCAGCGCAGCGCACCCGTATGGAGATCGAAGGCGCGCACGTCTCCGGGCGCGGCCCCGTCGACCTCGCCGACCTTCGTTCCGAGGATGAGCAGGTCTTCGAACACGACGCCCGGCGTAGGCGATCCGACGTCCGAGGCTTCGAGACCGTGGGACAGGCCCGTTCGCAGATCGACGCGTCCGCCGTCCCCGAACCCCGGAGTGGGCTGCCCCGTGCCGGCGTCGAGCATCCACAGGTCCTGCCCCGACGCGGCCAGGATCCGCCCGCCCTCGGGCCCGGCCCAATAGACGACGCCGCGATTGTGTCCCTGCGCCGCGCTGCCGTGGGCCGTCGGATCGAAGCGCCAGAGCTCCTCTCCGGTCGCGGCATCGAGGGCGAAGGGATGGGAACGTGGTGTGGTTCCGTAGAGGACGCCGTCGACCACGATCGGGTTGCACTGGATCTGGCTGAGGCTGCCTTCGATGGGCCCCGTGTCGTAGGTCCAGACCCGCTCGAGGAGATGGACGGTGTCGAGGGAGATCTGGTCGAGGGGCGCGTAGTGGGATCGACGTTCGTCGCCGAGATAGACGCGCCACTCCCAGTCGGTCACGGGCGCCGGCGCCTCCGTCGGCTCCCCGCGCACACAGCTCGTCAAGCCGAGAACCGCGACTCCCAGCGCCACCCCGAAAACCCGCATGCCACCCTCCTACCCGCTTCGCGCGAGAGGAACAGCATAGGACGACGGCGGCGACGAGCGAGGTCGGTTCTAGCGGGCGGGTCGCAGCGGAGGGTCGACGCGACGGAGCCGGATCGGGCCCCGCGCGGTCGACGCGTCGACGACGGATCCTCGCTGGAGCATCTCGAGCTCCCCGCGGACGATCAGCCGGCGCGCAGCTTCGCGGACGGGCTCCATCCAGTCGCGCCAGTCCTCGCCGCCCACCGCGCGTGCGACCTCGGACGGACAGAACGTCGCGCCGGCGGCCGCCCGAGCGGCGCGCGTCGTGAGTGCGCGCTCGATCTCCCGATCACGTCGCCCGAGCTTGTTCCGTCGGCACTTCTCGCCGCAGTAGGCGATCTGATCCCACTCCGAGGCCCACTTCCGGCGCCACTCGATCCGCCGGCCGCAACGACGGCAGAAGCGATCTTCCTGGACCGTCGCCATCGATCACAATGCCTGTGCGCCGAACACGGCTTCGATCGACTCGAGCAGCCCGTCTACGAGCTCGTGTGGATGCCGGTCGCCCGCGTCGTAGCGAACCGTCGCCGCCGAGAGGATCTCGGACCGGACGCCGTGGAGCGGCGCGAGATCGTCGGGGTTGCGGAAGGCGAAGGGCTGGTTGCCGAGCAGCCAGCGGCCGCCCCGGTGGATCTCCTTCTCGATCCGATCCAGTAGATACGTCGCTGGACGTTCGACGTAGACGAACTCCATGCGTCGACCAAAGAGCGAGCGCGCGTCCCGACTCGGCCAGGCCGCATCGAGGACGACGACGGACGACGGACGCTGGAGCGCACACGCCTCGAGCACATTGCGCGCACGCCTCGACACCGCGTCGACGCTCGTCCTCGCCACGAGGTCGGCGATGCTCGTACCCACCTCGTGTTCGATTCGCCGGTCCACCTCCACGAAGGGCAGGCCCGTGCGCGCGGCGAGCATCCGGCCCACCATCCGCGCACCGGATCCCAGCTGACCACCGATCAGGATCGGACGGGAGAGCACGATTCTCGGGTGCGGCGAGTAGTAGTCGTCGTTCATGCGAACGTCTCCGGTTCGAGCCGCCCTCCCGCGCGGAGCGTCGCGAGGGCGTGCTCGCGCACACGCCGATCCGCAGCGCGTCGATCGTCACCGCGCTTCGCGAGACTTCGGAGCGGCATCGCCATCCGCACGTTCCCTTCGAGCGTCCCCTCGTTTCGCTCCAGGAAGGACCAGTAGAGCGGCGTGAGCGGACAATCCTTCTTGGGCGAGAAAGCGCACGTCTTGCAGTAGTCGGACATGCGGTCGATGTAGGCGGCGCCGGACACGTAGGGCTTCGTCACGAAGAGATCGCCCAGGCCGTAGGTCCCCATGCCGATCACGTTCGGCTCCACCACCCAGTCGTAGGCATCGACGTAGGCGACCCAGAACCAGTCGCTCAGCGCGCGCGGATCGAGGCCGAGGAGCGTCGCGATGTTCGAGAGCACCATCAGGCGGGTGATGTGGTGGCCGTAGCCGGTCTGCCAGACCTCCTCGACGACGTGGTCGAGACAAGCGAGTCCAGACGGCGTGCCCCACCAGGCGTCCGGCAGCGGCTCGCTCGCATCGAGGGCGTTCGTCGTGGCGGAGGCATCCAGCTTCCGGAAGCCGTCCGTCTCGAAATGGACGTGCCGCATGAACTCGCGCCAGCCGAGAATCTGCCGAACGAAGCCCTCCTGACTGGCGAGCGGGAGATCGAGCGCGAGCGCATCGTCCACGACGTCTCGAGGCAGCAGGCGGCCGTTGTTCATCAGCGCCGAGATCCGGGTGTGGAAGAGGCCCGCCGACTTCGTCGACATCGCGTCTTCGTAGGGTCCGAAAGATCGGAGACAGGACGCCTTCGCCCAGGCCCATGCCCGGTCCGCATCCGCGCGACTCGCCGGAAGCGCCTCGACGTCCAGCTCGCCCGGATGGTCCGCGAACCGATCGGCGACGAGCGCGACGACTTCCTGCTTGACCTCGTCGACTTCGAAGACCGGCGGATCCGGCGCCGGCGGCTCGCCCTTCCAGGCCTTCCGATTGTCGGCATCGAAGCTGTATTTCCCGCCGACGGGCTTCTTGGCCTCCATCAGGATGCCCGAGTCCTGGCGGACGCGGCGATAGAAGCGGTCCATGCGCCATTGCTTGCCGCCCGCGAACGCCGCGCCGAACTGATCGCGCGTCGTGAGCCAGGTCTCGTTCGGGACGACGTCGATCCGGCCCGCCTCGACGAGCCCCGCGAGTCGCGACCGGAGCTCGTACTCTGCCGCCTCCATCATCCGCAGCGGGCCGAGCTCGAGGATCACCGGCGCCAGCAGCTCGTCGTAGGGGGCCTCCCCGAAGACGTACCGGACGGCGACGCCGCGCTCCGCCTGCTCGAGGGCGAAATGGCGCTGGCTCGCGAGGACCATCGCGAGCTTCTGCTTGTGATAGGGACGCTGGCGTGGCTTCCACGTGGTCTCGACCAGGACGATGCCGATCTCGGATGCCGGCTCGATGGCCAGGGGACCCACGCGATCGGTGAGCTGGTCGTAGGGAACGAAGATCCAGCGACGGACCCGCGACGGGTCGGCCACGTTGGCGGCACGAAGGCGCTCGAGAAAGGCGCTCATGTCGAAGCGGCCGTGGAGCGCGACCCGCGCGCCCACGCCACGGTCGGGCCGATCCCGGCGACGTGGGCCACCTCGTGGGCCGTGAACCCTTCCCGTCCGACCTCCTCCATCAGCGGATATTGCACGCCCTGAACCCGCCAGCAGAGCCCCACCCGGTGCCAGGTGGCTGCGAGATGGACGAGCAGGAGGAACTGGGGCACGGCGGTCTAGCCTCCGGGAAGCGTTCGCTGGACCCTAACTCCTGACTGCCCGGCGAGAAGGGTCGCGCTGGACGAGACAGCCGGCGAACCCGAGCGTAGGGTCCGGCGAAACCGCGCACTCGCCTCACGGGGGAGAGCGGGAGGGACCCATGGCCTATTTCCACACGACGATCGCGACGAGTGCCGACCCGCACACCGCCTTCCGATACCTCGCCGACTTCTCGAACGCGGCCGAGTGGGACCCGAGCGTCCCCCGCGCGCTACGGCTCGACGAGGGTCCGATCGGCGAGGGCGCGCGATTCCGCGTCGAGCTGGCGCTCGACCGACGAATCGTGCCGATCCTCTACACGCTGGAACGTTGCGAGGCGGATCGCCTCCTCGTGTTCCGCGCCGACGAGCCCTGGTTCCGCTCCCTCGACACGATCGAGCTCGCAGCTCGGCCCGGCGGGACCGAGATCCGCTACGACGCCGACCTGCGACTGGAGGGGGTGGCCTTCCTGCTCGACCCGCTCGTCCACGTGGGCTTCCAGTTCTCGGGCCAACGCTCCGCGGACGGCCTGCGCCGCGCGCTGAACACCCTGCCTCGGACGCAGGAGACCGAGCCATCCGGCCCCCGCCTCGTCCCGGCGGAGGAGGAGCGCGCCGCGGAATCGGTCGCGAGCGAGGGGCCGCCGGAGGCGGAGCCGGACGCCGCCTACCTCGGTCGCTGACACGTGGGGCAGACATAGATCCGACGACCCGCGAGGTCGAAGCGGACGATCGTGTCGTCACACCGTCGACACGCCTTTTTCGCACGAGCGAATACCCAGTGTCGAGAGCGCGCCCACGACTGTCCCGCGCGACGGAGCGCTGCCGCGCGCGAGGCCGGGAGCGTCACGCCGCCCGTCTCGTACGCCCGCCGCGCCATCTTGATCGTGGCGCGACCGAGTCGCTTCCGATCCGCGGGCGTCAGGTCCACCGGACGCTGGTCCGGATGGATGCGCGCATCGAAGGCGATCTCCGAGCGGAGATAGTTCCCGAGGCCCGCGACGAACGACTGGTCGAGGAGCAGCCCGCCGAGGCCCCGCCGCCGGAAGCGCGGATCTTCCAGGCGTTGGGCGACGGTGGCCGCGTCGAGCTCGGGGTCAAGGGCATCCGGCCCGAGCTTCGCCAGGTAGGGATGCATCGAGAGTCCGACCTCGTCGAGAACGTCGATCTCGGAGGCGCTGTAGAGCAGGGCCCAGCGGTCGTGCGTCTCGATCGCCAGGCGCAGCTGCCGACGCGTCGCGGGAAGCGAACCCGCCGGCCGAACGTACCAGCGACCGTAGAGCTGGTTGTGGCTGTAGAGCGTCAGGCCATTGTCGAAGCCGATCAACATCGCCTTGCCGCGCGGTCGGACCGACACCACACGGGCGTCCTCGAAGGCGGCCCCTCGACGGAAAAGGTGCGGCAGGCCGAAGTGG encodes:
- a CDS encoding DUF4363 family protein, with amino-acid sequence METKRVSQEVRGRVLDRIRAALEDGDEAKALRVARELQARWKKADDHAEVQAMLYG
- a CDS encoding PQQ-binding-like beta-propeller repeat protein; translation: MRVFGVALGVAVLGLTSCVRGEPTEAPAPVTDWEWRVYLGDERRSHYAPLDQISLDTVHLLERVWTYDTGPIEGSLSQIQCNPIVVDGVLYGTTPRSHPFALDAATGEELWRFDPTAHGSAAQGHNRGVVYWAGPEGGRILAASGQDLWMLDAGTGQPTPGFGDGGRVDLRTGLSHGLEASDVGSPTPGVVFEDLLILGTKVGEVDGAAPGDVRAFDLHTGALRWSFHTIPHDGEFGADSWPEGAWRERGGANSWSGVTLDRERGIVYLPTGSATPDFWGGDRPGDNLYANSLLALDARTGERRWHFQIVHHDLWDRDLPAPPNLVTIERDGERIDAITQTTKSGHLFVFDRVTGEPVFPIEERPVHAPILPDEWVAKTQPFPTAPPPFTRQAMDLERIDDDRRAEGFRAGQIARLAGMRMGENYIPPSLEGSVMYPGFDGGAEWGGAAWDAETGLLYVNANEVGGVMTMMEAPKDVNPRSVYLENCAVCHGADLEGTGVGPAIRDVGEQRTNLEILTRLALGGGRMPGFVHIPLPILERLTAYVSDPDDEKKALATLDARPGSSAPYVARGYTYLRDEEGVPINSPPFGTLTAIDVAAGEIRWQVPLGDYPHLAERGITGAGTENYGGPVVTAGGLLFIAASADETLRAFDKATGEVVWETPLPASGFATPATYSVGGRQFLVVAAGGGKLGRPSGSTYVAYSLPESRP
- a CDS encoding DUF2256 and DUF3253 domain-containing protein, with product MATVQEDRFCRRCGRRIEWRRKWASEWDQIAYCGEKCRRNKLGRRDREIERALTTRAARAAAGATFCPSEVARAVGGEDWRDWMEPVREAARRLIVRGELEMLQRGSVVDASTARGPIRLRRVDPPLRPAR
- a CDS encoding cryptochrome/photolyase family protein, translating into MSAFLERLRAANVADPSRVRRWIFVPYDQLTDRVGPLAIEPASEIGIVLVETTWKPRQRPYHKQKLAMVLASQRHFALEQAERGVAVRYVFGEAPYDELLAPVILELGPLRMMEAAEYELRSRLAGLVEAGRIDVVPNETWLTTRDQFGAAFAGGKQWRMDRFYRRVRQDSGILMEAKKPVGGKYSFDADNRKAWKGEPPAPDPPVFEVDEVKQEVVALVADRFADHPGELDVEALPASRADADRAWAWAKASCLRSFGPYEDAMSTKSAGLFHTRISALMNNGRLLPRDVVDDALALDLPLASQEGFVRQILGWREFMRHVHFETDGFRKLDASATTNALDASEPLPDAWWGTPSGLACLDHVVEEVWQTGYGHHITRLMVLSNIATLLGLDPRALSDWFWVAYVDAYDWVVEPNVIGMGTYGLGDLFVTKPYVSGAAYIDRMSDYCKTCAFSPKKDCPLTPLYWSFLERNEGTLEGNVRMAMPLRSLAKRGDDRRAADRRVREHALATLRAGGRLEPETFA
- a CDS encoding SRPBCC family protein — translated: MAYFHTTIATSADPHTAFRYLADFSNAAEWDPSVPRALRLDEGPIGEGARFRVELALDRRIVPILYTLERCEADRLLVFRADEPWFRSLDTIELAARPGGTEIRYDADLRLEGVAFLLDPLVHVGFQFSGQRSADGLRRALNTLPRTQETEPSGPRLVPAEEERAAESVASEGPPEAEPDAAYLGR
- the nei gene encoding endonuclease VIII, producing MPEGPEIAREADRIREAVLDKRVERVHFGLPHLFRRGAAFEDARVVSVRPRGKAMLIGFDNGLTLYSHNQLYGRWYVRPAGSLPATRRQLRLAIETHDRWALLYSASEIDVLDEVGLSMHPYLAKLGPDALDPELDAATVAQRLEDPRFRRRGLGGLLLDQSFVAGLGNYLRSEIAFDARIHPDQRPVDLTPADRKRLGRATIKMARRAYETGGVTLPASRAAALRRAGQSWARSRHWVFARAKKACRRCDDTIVRFDLAGRRIYVCPTCQRPR